The following nucleotide sequence is from Phycisphaerae bacterium.
CACGGCGCGCTCCGCGTTGCGCGTCGGGGCGCGGCGCGTGCGGGTGCTGTATCGGCGGTCGCGCGACGAGATGCCCGCGATCCCCGAAGAGATCGAAGAGGCACTGGAAGAGCGCGTTTCGCTGGAGGAATTGGTCCTGCCGCTTCGGCTGCGGCGCGATGCGACAGGAGCCATACTCACCTGTACCCGGATGCGGCTCGGGGAGCCCGACGAGACCGGTCGGCCCCAGCCGATCATGGAGACCAGCGAGGATCTGCATTTTGATGTGCCCTGCGATTGTGTCATCCTGGCACTGGGCCAGAGCCCGGACCTTACGATTCTGCCGGAAGGGTCGGAAGTTCACGAGGGTCGAGAGCTGCTGGGCCTTAGCCGGGCGCCCATCTTCGTCGGCGGCGATCTGGCGTCGAATGAAGGGACCGTCGCGGCGGCGATCGGCAGCGGACGTCGGGCGGCGATGCAGATTCATCGGACGCTCGCGGATGAAGAACTGGTGCCCAGTGCGCCGAGACCGGTGGCGACACCGGAGGCCATGCACTGGCACGCTTTTACGCCTGCGCCGGCACATCACGCCGCGCGATTAATGCCCGAGCGGCGTCGGCGGCGTTTCACCGAGATTCGGCGGGGGTTTGAAGGAGCGGCGGGCGACAGCGAGGCGCTGGCCGAAGCAGGCCGCTGCCTGAGTTGCGGTGTGTGCAACGAATGCGATCGCTGTGTGACGTATTGTCCGGAGGGCATTCTTCTGCACGACGCGGATGGGTATCGCTTCAACTACGACTACTGCAAGGGGTGCGGCGTCTGCGCGTCCGAGTGCCCGCGCGGCGTCATTTATTTGTCCGAGCTGTAACTGCCGCGAGGTGATTCATGGCCCGAATGCTCCTGACCGGAAACCACGTGGCGGGCCGCGTCCTGGCGATGGCGGGGGAGGCTAATCGCCATGCGCGCGGGTGCGCAGGCGGGGCGTATCCGATCACGCCGCAGACGGAGATCGTCGAGTTTCTCAGCGGCTTTACGTTCTCCAAGGGGCGGATCGTGCCGGTCGAGTCCGAGCACAGCGCGATGGGCGTTTGCATCGGCGCGTCGCTGGCCGGGGCGCGGGCGTTTACCGCGAGTTCGTCCAACGGTCTGGCGTATATGACGGAGAATGTCTTCGCCGCGGGCTATTACCGCCTGCCGATCGTGATGGCCGCCGTCAATCGGACACTGGGCCCGCCGTGGAACATCTGGGTGGATCAGGGCGACACGCTGGCCTTGCGCGACGCGGCGTGGATTCAATTCTATACCGAGTCGCACCAGGACCTGGCGGACACGATCCTCCTCGCGTTCCGCATCGCTGAAGACCCGCGGATTCTGCTTCCCGTCATGGTGGCGCTGGATGGATTTGTCATTTCGCACACGCAGATGGTCGTGGATCTGCCGACGCAGGAGCAGGTCGATCAGTATCTTCCGCCGTGCAATGTTCCGCATCGCCTTCGGACCGACCACGCGGCTACGGTCGGAGGCCTCACCTGGCCGCGCGAGACGGCGCATCATCGCCGGGAGATCGAGGAGGCGATGCAGCGCGTACCGCAGGTGCTCGACGAAGCCATCGAAGCGTTTCAGCAGGTCTTTGACCGCCGGCCCGATGGCGCGATTGCCACGGCGTTGGCCGATGACGCCGACACCGTTCTTCTCGCGTGCAACACGATGGCCCGGACGCTCCGCGGCGTCATCCGCCATCGCCGCGACATCGGCGAGAAGATCGGCATGATCAAATGCAAATTGTTTCGGCCTTTTCCGCGCCAAGCCATCCGCGACGCCGCCCGATCGGCCTCGCGGATCGGCGTTTTTGATCGCAATCACTCGCCCGGCTCCGGCGGCATCTTCTGGCAGGAGGTCGCCGCGACGCTCCGGGACCGCCCCGATCTCGTGCTGCAGGACTACATCGTCGGTCTCGGCGGCGGCGATGTCACGCCCGAAATCCTCAACCATATCATCGACGACCTGACGAGTCGCAAAGAGGAGACTGAGCCGCAGTGGGAGGAGGTCGCGCTATGACCGCCATCGCCCCAACGCCTTGCACGCAGGACTGCGACGCGCTCCTTCGCGCGGGCAACACCAACTGCGCCGGCTGCGGAATGTCCCTCGGCCTGCAACTGCTCGACCAGGCGCTCGCGGGACGGATGCCCGTCGTCGCCATTCCCGCCTGCTGCGGGATCGTGACGGCCGGCGCCTTCCCGACGAGCGCGTACGGCGCCCCCGTCGCCGCCACGACCTTCGCCAGCGCCCCGGCCGTCGCGACCGGCTTGGCGACCATTGCGCGACTGAACGGCGAGGATCACCCGGTCATCTGCTGGGCGGGCGATGGCGGGACGTATGACATCGGCGTCGCCACGCTCTCGGCCGCCGCCGAACGCAACGAAGACCTGATCTACATCTGCTACGACAACGAAATCTACGGCAATACCGGCGGTCAGCGGTCGAGCGCAACCCCCGAAGGTGTTGCCACCAGCACCAGCCCGCGCGGCAAACAAGAACGCAAGAAAGACATGATGGCCATCATGGCCGCACACCACATTCCCTACGCCGCCACCCTCTCGGTCGCGCACCGCGAGGATTTTATTCGCAAATTAG
It contains:
- the porA gene encoding pyruvate ferredoxin oxidoreductase, which codes for MARMLLTGNHVAGRVLAMAGEANRHARGCAGGAYPITPQTEIVEFLSGFTFSKGRIVPVESEHSAMGVCIGASLAGARAFTASSSNGLAYMTENVFAAGYYRLPIVMAAVNRTLGPPWNIWVDQGDTLALRDAAWIQFYTESHQDLADTILLAFRIAEDPRILLPVMVALDGFVISHTQMVVDLPTQEQVDQYLPPCNVPHRLRTDHAATVGGLTWPRETAHHRREIEEAMQRVPQVLDEAIEAFQQVFDRRPDGAIATALADDADTVLLACNTMARTLRGVIRHRRDIGEKIGMIKCKLFRPFPRQAIRDAARSASRIGVFDRNHSPGSGGIFWQEVAATLRDRPDLVLQDYIVGLGGGDVTPEILNHIIDDLTSRKEETEPQWEEVAL
- a CDS encoding thiamine pyrophosphate-dependent enzyme; protein product: MTAIAPTPCTQDCDALLRAGNTNCAGCGMSLGLQLLDQALAGRMPVVAIPACCGIVTAGAFPTSAYGAPVAATTFASAPAVATGLATIARLNGEDHPVICWAGDGGTYDIGVATLSAAAERNEDLIYICYDNEIYGNTGGQRSSATPEGVATSTSPRGKQERKKDMMAIMAAHHIPYAATLSVAHREDFIRKLETALNFRGFRFLLMLSPCPIGWKSEPDESVELVRFAVECGLFPLYEVFEGDRYRINIRPTSDGLEKYTSRQRRYASLSTDGALIRRRIAAQWRYLDHMARAFPAERKINSQFEAE